A single Anopheles maculipalpis chromosome 3RL, idAnoMacuDA_375_x, whole genome shotgun sequence DNA region contains:
- the LOC126560597 gene encoding uncharacterized protein LOC126560597 — MEDLSMEHALRRSMLLIHGEPESSDHLQDILFDTAIKYTHTGFRVLFFTYKPLERVADSIRGQFSELFKMITFIYLQTIDAAVNRLLELQRWTNCIPGLIIFESFDLLTTSKANNTPNKLDFQRVLFLSTLADTVRTISVNQKGTCNCIVTTFNHGSTMPTVPLELFYREHNVLELNHVTESTDILSLMMENEHSIDNNLA, encoded by the coding sequence GGAGCATGCTCTTCGCCGATCGATGCTACTGATCCATGGAGAACCGGAATCTTCAGACCATCTGCAAGACATTCTGTTCGATACGGCCATCAAGTACACGCATACCGGCTTTCGTGTCCTGTTTTTTACCTACAAACCGCTAGAAAGGGTGGCGGACAGTATCCGCGGACAGTTTAGCGAATTGTTTAAAATGATTACCTTCATCTATCTGCAAACGATCGATGCTGCGGTAAACCGCTTGCTCGAACTACAGCGCTGGACTAACTGCATACCGggattaattattttcgaatCGTTTGATTTACTGACCACGTCGAAGGCAAACAACACGCCAAACAAGCTAGACTTTCAGCGTGTACTGTTTCTCTCCACGCTAGCGGATACCGTGCGTACGATTTCGGTAAATCAGAAAGGAACATGCAACTGCATCGTAACAACGTTCAACCACGGCAGTACGATGCCAACAGTTCCGCTTGAACTATTCTACCGGGAACACAACGTACTCGAGCTGAATCACGTTACGGAATCTACGGACATTCTTTCGTTGATGATGGAAAATGAGCATAGTATAGACAATAATTTAGCATAA